A single region of the Verrucomicrobiia bacterium genome encodes:
- a CDS encoding type II/IV secretion system protein, with protein MVAGTAQFETLTRAWRTSRDGGGTESLVTFLGREAGFSEDQTLQKLAEAMGWPYLDLPRLPPSVEAQKRVSTKVAFQYVVFPTRHEGGVLQLAVSDPFDAAMLNAVQFDARCPVELGLAPRAEIEKALKRYYGVGAETLDGMAEDEAIDLDVSGDREITEGDQDASVIKFVNQIIWEAYKDRATDIHFEPAEDELRIRYRIDGILHQTPMPPQLKRFQAALISRIKVMSGMNISEKRLPQDGRINVRIKGEELDIRVSTVPTVWGESVSLRLLTRGKIFLTLEKLGYAPADESALRELIIKPHGIVLVTGPTGSGKSTSLYAFLSSINSVHKRIITIEEPVEYELKGINQIAVRPEIGLTFAMGLRHILRQDPNVVMVGEIRDLETAEIAIRAALTGHLVFSTLHTNDAPSAFTRLIDMGIEPFLVASSVEAVLAQRLVRTICRHCKVEQQVDPGYLRRIGFPEAEIGTARFWKGAGCEECRDLGYQGRMGIYELLVVSEAVRPLIMNRSPASTIAQKAIEAGMRTLRTDGWNKVRAGQTTIEEVLRVTQTEEHLGALMDDSRV; from the coding sequence ATGGTGGCGGGTACCGCCCAGTTCGAGACGCTGACGCGCGCGTGGCGGACGTCGAGGGACGGGGGCGGGACGGAGAGCCTGGTGACGTTTCTGGGGCGGGAGGCGGGATTCTCGGAGGATCAGACCCTGCAGAAGCTGGCGGAGGCGATGGGCTGGCCGTACCTGGACCTGCCGCGTCTGCCGCCCAGCGTCGAGGCACAGAAGCGGGTCTCGACCAAGGTGGCTTTCCAGTACGTCGTTTTTCCCACCCGGCATGAAGGCGGCGTTCTGCAACTGGCGGTGAGCGATCCGTTCGATGCGGCGATGCTCAACGCGGTGCAGTTCGATGCGCGTTGCCCGGTGGAACTGGGGCTGGCGCCGCGGGCGGAGATCGAGAAGGCCCTCAAACGGTACTACGGGGTGGGCGCCGAGACGCTTGATGGGATGGCCGAGGACGAGGCCATCGACCTCGATGTCAGCGGCGACCGCGAGATCACCGAGGGCGACCAGGACGCCAGCGTCATCAAGTTCGTCAACCAGATCATCTGGGAGGCGTACAAGGACCGGGCGACGGACATTCATTTCGAGCCGGCGGAGGACGAGTTGCGGATCCGGTATCGGATCGACGGGATTCTGCACCAGACACCGATGCCGCCGCAGTTGAAGCGGTTTCAGGCGGCGCTGATCTCGCGCATCAAGGTGATGAGCGGGATGAACATCTCCGAGAAGCGGCTGCCGCAGGACGGTCGGATCAATGTCCGGATCAAGGGCGAGGAACTGGACATCCGGGTGTCCACGGTGCCGACGGTCTGGGGGGAGAGCGTGTCGCTGCGGTTGCTGACCCGGGGGAAGATCTTCCTGACGCTGGAGAAGCTGGGGTACGCGCCGGCCGACGAGTCGGCGTTGCGGGAGTTGATCATCAAGCCGCACGGGATCGTGCTGGTGACGGGCCCGACCGGTTCCGGCAAGTCCACTTCGCTGTACGCCTTCCTGAGCAGCATCAACTCGGTGCACAAGCGGATCATCACGATCGAGGAGCCCGTGGAGTACGAGTTGAAGGGGATCAATCAGATCGCGGTGCGGCCGGAGATCGGGCTCACCTTCGCCATGGGCCTCCGGCACATCCTGCGACAGGACCCGAACGTGGTGATGGTGGGCGAGATCCGGGATCTCGAGACCGCCGAGATTGCGATCCGGGCGGCGCTGACGGGGCATCTGGTGTTCAGCACGCTCCACACCAACGACGCCCCGAGCGCCTTCACGCGATTGATCGACATGGGCATCGAGCCGTTCCTGGTGGCGTCGTCGGTCGAGGCGGTGCTGGCGCAACGGCTGGTGCGTACCATCTGCCGGCACTGCAAGGTGGAGCAGCAGGTGGACCCGGGGTATCTGCGGAGGATCGGCTTTCCCGAGGCGGAGATCGGCACCGCGCGGTTCTGGAAGGGGGCCGGTTGCGAGGAGTGCCGCGACCTGGGGTACCAGGGTCGGATGGGGATCTACGAGTTGCTGGTGGTGAGTGAGGCGGTGCGGCCCCTGATCATGAATCGTTCGCCGGCCTCGACCATTGCGCAGAAGGCCATCGAGGCCGGGATGCGCACGCTGCGGACCGACGGCTGGAACAAGGTCCGGGCGGGTCAGACCACCATCGAAGAGGTGTTGCGGGTGACGCAGACCGAGGAGCATCTGGGGGCGCTGATGGACGACAGCCGCGTTTGA